The following coding sequences lie in one Candidatus Phytoplasma solani genomic window:
- the glyA gene encoding serine hydroxymethyltransferase: protein MKTKLSLEFQDQEIFDLIEAEKKRQKKDILLIASENFVSNAVLEAQGSILTNKYAEGYPNKRYYCGCQNVDQIENLAIQRVTQLFNVRYANVQPHSGSQANMAVFQALLQPHDKILGLSLNDGGHLTHGYKLSFSGINYDTYSYNVDKITEKLDYEAIRKLALKIKPKLIITGYSAYSKKINFKKFREIANEVNAYLMADIAHIAGLVACGLHPSPINQADVVTSTTHKTLRGPRGGLILTNKEELITKINRSVFPGIQGGPLMHVIAAKAVAFKEALSPAFKDYQQQVINNAQTFASSLQAKGYHIVSDGTDNHLFLINLKKKNPTLTGAKIAEALEKINIIVNKNTIPFDQENPTLTSGIRLGTPAMTTRGFKEKEFMQIAEWIDQVINHADDQVHLQKLKTEVLTFMTSFNQSNK from the coding sequence ATGAAAACAAAACTAAGTTTAGAATTTCAAGATCAAGAAATCTTTGATCTAATTGAAGCAGAAAAAAAAAGACAAAAAAAAGACATCTTATTAATTGCTTCAGAAAATTTTGTCTCTAATGCCGTTTTAGAGGCTCAAGGCAGTATTTTAACTAATAAATATGCCGAAGGTTATCCAAACAAAAGATATTATTGTGGGTGTCAAAATGTCGATCAAATTGAAAATTTAGCCATTCAAAGAGTGACCCAATTATTTAATGTTCGATATGCCAACGTACAACCGCATTCAGGCTCTCAAGCTAATATGGCGGTTTTTCAAGCTTTATTACAACCACATGACAAAATTTTAGGATTATCGTTAAATGATGGCGGTCATCTAACTCATGGTTATAAATTAAGTTTTTCTGGTATCAATTATGACACTTATTCTTACAATGTCGATAAAATAACAGAAAAACTTGATTATGAGGCAATCAGAAAATTGGCTTTAAAGATTAAACCAAAATTAATTATTACCGGCTATTCAGCTTATTCTAAAAAGATTAATTTTAAAAAATTCCGCGAAATTGCTAATGAAGTTAACGCTTATTTAATGGCTGATATCGCTCATATCGCAGGTTTAGTAGCTTGCGGTTTACATCCATCACCAATTAATCAAGCAGATGTCGTAACTTCAACTACCCACAAAACTCTTAGAGGTCCGAGAGGAGGATTGATTTTAACCAACAAAGAAGAGCTTATTACCAAAATTAATCGATCAGTTTTTCCAGGAATTCAAGGTGGACCTTTGATGCATGTAATCGCTGCTAAAGCAGTTGCCTTCAAAGAAGCTTTAAGTCCTGCCTTTAAAGATTATCAACAACAAGTCATCAATAACGCCCAAACTTTTGCAAGTTCTTTGCAAGCAAAAGGCTATCATATTGTAAGCGATGGAACTGATAATCATTTATTTTTGATTAATTTGAAAAAGAAAAACCCAACTTTGACAGGTGCCAAAATTGCTGAAGCTTTAGAAAAAATAAATATCATCGTCAATAAAAATACTATTCCCTTTGATCAAGAAAACCCAACGTTAACAAGTGGAATTAGGTTAGGAACGCCTGCCATGACTACCAGAGGATTCAAAGAAAAAGAGTTTATGCAAATCGCTGAATGGATTGATCAAGTGATTAATCATGCTGATGATCAAGTTCATTTGCAAAAACTTAAAACCGAAGTACTAACTTTCATGACCTCTTTTAATCAATCGAATAAGTAA
- a CDS encoding bifunctional (p)ppGpp synthetase/guanosine-3',5'-bis(diphosphate) 3'-pyrophosphohydrolase: MVTKDNLLDDLMDIIAKNIGDEKILNNITQAYLFAKKKHNNQMRLTGEPYLTHPCAVTKILAQLNSEPNTLMAGLLHDVLEDTPTTIEELTELFGQDVAYLVYRVTKLTGIAFHKSKGQADNQQKMFLAMACDIRVVIIKIADRLHNMQTLGAMPREKQIRIAKETLEIHAPLTHRLGLFQIKSQLEDLALRYSLPEEYYRISDLIKLKKEQREQSVANVIKTIKTIFAKHHLQNAIIKGRIKNIYSIYKKITQRKVKFEEIFDLLAIRIIVDNVDECYQSLGIIHGYFSPLPLRFKDYIAVPKPNLYQSLHTTVLMKDDFLFEIQIRTKKMDEIAEKGIAAHWAYKENKAYSQEDKQIEIAKKLRWYQELVKITNDSQNHPEETSKEFVDAIKNDILSDNVYVFTSKQEVFELPKGSTPIDFAFRIHTEVGSKMIAAIINGQIAPLDYQLKNGDIINIKTNKNLLSVNKDWLRIVKTSHAKRKIKAFFKKEQNEVDLAVIQKGKDILEKELALHKIDIVLDQNFIQKHFERYNISSLNEFYEEIGKKQLNIKTVINKILSFTTQNTSQAYLEKQMARSNQKLTHQNDTGIIIEGLKNPHLKLASCCSPVWGDEVTGFLTKGRGIVIHRKDCINLKAVDDQRVILATWTSATNVKYSAWISLIATSKDNLTQQVINKINGFKISILELNVINNQKLETIIKLRVLTANIKELNTLIVNLYKIPQIHQIQRGNY; encoded by the coding sequence ATGGTGACTAAAGATAATTTATTAGATGATTTGATGGATATTATTGCCAAAAATATTGGCGATGAAAAAATTTTAAATAATATTACTCAAGCTTATCTTTTTGCCAAAAAAAAACATAACAACCAGATGCGTTTAACAGGCGAACCTTATTTGACCCATCCTTGCGCAGTAACTAAAATTTTGGCACAATTAAACAGTGAACCGAACACTTTGATGGCAGGATTATTGCATGATGTGTTAGAAGATACACCTACTACGATAGAAGAATTAACTGAACTTTTCGGCCAAGATGTCGCTTATTTGGTTTATCGGGTGACTAAATTAACTGGTATTGCTTTTCACAAAAGTAAAGGACAAGCTGATAACCAACAAAAAATGTTTTTAGCGATGGCTTGTGATATCAGGGTAGTTATTATCAAAATTGCTGATCGATTACACAATATGCAAACTTTAGGAGCGATGCCGCGAGAAAAACAAATCCGTATCGCAAAAGAAACCTTAGAGATACATGCCCCTTTGACTCATCGTTTAGGGCTTTTCCAAATTAAATCCCAACTCGAAGATCTAGCCTTAAGATATAGTTTACCCGAAGAATACTATCGCATTTCGGACTTGATTAAGTTAAAAAAAGAGCAACGCGAACAATCAGTAGCAAATGTAATTAAAACCATCAAAACCATTTTTGCTAAACACCACCTTCAAAACGCAATCATAAAAGGACGCATCAAAAACATTTATAGCATCTATAAAAAAATTACCCAAAGGAAGGTGAAATTTGAAGAAATCTTTGATCTGTTAGCCATTCGGATTATTGTTGACAATGTTGATGAATGCTATCAATCTTTAGGAATTATTCATGGCTATTTTTCTCCATTGCCTTTAAGGTTTAAAGATTATATTGCCGTTCCTAAACCCAATCTTTATCAATCACTACATACAACTGTTTTAATGAAAGATGACTTTTTGTTTGAGATCCAAATTAGAACTAAAAAGATGGATGAAATAGCGGAAAAAGGAATTGCTGCTCACTGGGCTTATAAAGAAAATAAGGCTTATTCGCAAGAAGATAAGCAAATTGAAATTGCTAAAAAACTACGATGGTATCAAGAATTAGTCAAAATAACTAACGATTCACAAAATCATCCAGAAGAAACATCAAAAGAATTTGTAGATGCTATCAAAAATGATATTTTAAGTGATAATGTATATGTTTTTACTTCCAAACAAGAAGTCTTTGAGCTTCCCAAAGGTTCAACGCCGATTGACTTTGCTTTTCGGATTCATACCGAAGTTGGTAGCAAGATGATTGCAGCCATTATTAACGGTCAGATAGCCCCCCTTGATTACCAACTTAAAAATGGCGATATTATCAATATTAAGACCAATAAAAACCTTTTATCAGTTAACAAAGATTGGCTGAGGATTGTTAAAACTAGTCATGCCAAAAGAAAAATTAAAGCCTTTTTTAAAAAAGAGCAAAATGAAGTTGATTTAGCAGTCATTCAAAAGGGCAAAGACATTCTAGAAAAAGAATTAGCATTACATAAAATCGATATAGTGTTAGATCAAAACTTTATCCAAAAACATTTTGAACGTTACAACATCTCTTCTTTGAATGAATTTTATGAAGAAATTGGCAAAAAACAACTAAACATCAAAACCGTCATTAATAAAATATTATCTTTTACAACACAAAATACCAGTCAAGCTTATTTAGAAAAACAGATGGCAAGATCCAATCAAAAACTGACCCATCAAAATGACACCGGGATTATAATTGAAGGTTTGAAAAACCCACACTTAAAGTTAGCTAGTTGTTGTTCACCGGTTTGGGGCGATGAGGTCACTGGTTTTTTAACTAAAGGACGTGGAATTGTCATCCATCGTAAAGATTGTATTAACTTAAAAGCAGTTGATGATCAAAGAGTGATTCTAGCTACATGGACTTCGGCAACTAATGTTAAATATTCGGCTTGGATTTCTTTGATTGCCACTAGTAAAGATAATTTGACACAACAAGTAATTAATAAGATTAATGGTTTTAAAATTAGTATTTTAGAATTAAATGTTATCAATAATCAAAAATTAGAAACTATCATTAAATTACGTGTTTTGACAGCTAATATTAAAGAATTAAACACTTTGATTGTTAATTTATACAAGATTCCTCAGATTCATCAAATTCAAAGAGGTAATTATTAA
- the mnmA gene encoding tRNA 2-thiouridine(34) synthase MnmA, whose translation MKKVVVGLSGGVDSAVAALLLKQQGYEVEAVFMRNWDSNLNFDIKGNPTLNNDICSQELDYNDALKVSLQLGIKLHRIDFIEEYWKKVFLSFIDAFSNNLTPNPDILCNNEIKFKAFIDYVTDKLKPDYVAMGHYADIVTNQDLTKALACALDQKKDQTYFLSQLTTSQLQNIIFPLAKLTKPEVRQIALDNGLVNAVKKDSTGICFIGERNFGQFLSNYIPAQKGEIQRLDGTFLKHHRGVMYYTIGQRKNLGLGDVANEKEPWFVVGKSIKTNILYVEPGATHPHLYSDRAKIIDVVWRGKKDKTKMQAKMRYRQTNKDVTLTWLDETTLEIAYPQKIKAVTPGQICAFYDDNICYGAGMIKEVFYHNQKRLYT comes from the coding sequence TTGAAAAAAGTAGTAGTCGGTTTATCGGGTGGAGTTGACAGCGCAGTTGCTGCCTTACTTTTAAAACAACAAGGCTATGAGGTTGAAGCGGTTTTTATGCGTAATTGGGACAGCAATCTTAATTTTGATATCAAAGGTAATCCGACTTTAAACAATGATATTTGTTCACAAGAGTTAGATTATAATGACGCTTTAAAAGTATCTTTACAATTGGGTATCAAATTACATCGCATTGATTTTATCGAAGAATACTGGAAAAAAGTCTTTCTGTCTTTTATTGACGCTTTTAGCAACAATTTGACCCCTAACCCTGATATTTTATGTAATAACGAAATCAAATTTAAAGCTTTTATCGATTATGTGACAGATAAATTAAAACCAGATTATGTGGCGATGGGTCATTATGCCGATATTGTCACAAACCAAGACTTGACCAAAGCACTAGCTTGTGCCTTGGATCAAAAAAAAGATCAAACTTATTTTTTATCACAATTAACAACCTCGCAACTACAAAACATCATCTTTCCTTTAGCTAAACTAACCAAACCCGAAGTCAGACAAATCGCTTTAGATAATGGCTTGGTTAACGCTGTTAAAAAAGATTCAACCGGTATTTGTTTTATCGGAGAGAGAAACTTTGGCCAATTTTTAAGCAATTATATTCCAGCCCAAAAGGGAGAGATTCAAAGATTAGATGGCACTTTTCTTAAACACCATCGTGGTGTAATGTATTATACCATAGGACAACGCAAAAACTTAGGTTTAGGGGATGTGGCAAATGAAAAAGAGCCTTGGTTTGTGGTCGGCAAAAGCATCAAAACTAATATTTTGTATGTCGAACCAGGGGCAACACATCCTCATTTATATAGCGATAGGGCTAAAATTATTGATGTTGTCTGGCGCGGAAAAAAAGACAAAACTAAAATGCAAGCCAAAATGCGTTATCGTCAAACTAACAAAGACGTTACTTTAACTTGGCTCGATGAAACAACGTTAGAAATTGCTTATCCACAAAAAATCAAAGCGGTCACCCCAGGACAAATTTGTGCTTTTTATGATGATAATATTTGTTATGGGGCGGGGATGATTAAAGAAGTTTTCTATCACAATCAAAAACGCTTATATACGTAG
- a CDS encoding nitrilase-related carbon-nitrogen hydrolase: MYKNGSVKVQLSSPNLTVGNPLKNAYSINEVLMKSKASFVVFPELCLSSYTASDLFFETTFLKENLSALAWLLKNNTFAGVFIVGMPLALHEVLFNVAVIIQKDKILGIVPKKTIPNYKEFSEKRWFQSGKTCESQEITILDQIVPFGDILFINYKYDVIFGVEICQDLWTVFSPSDLLTLNGAHLIFNLSSSTEHIGKVVPRRIAVLDHSRKQIGGYFYTSSGITEISEANLFSNHKMAAVTGQMIGELDLFNQKTSLVVDVDLDLIKYQRRIDTTYGDQRIGQNFPFLKAFFQIQENDDYDFERPISQTPFINNERLSYQLKLANEIQTLALKTKLNNCDFKIVLEMNESLNNFLSLKVVCQSLALLQKSLQDLIIILKPQAFTNLNHYQLLKDFLQEYGIKNIYENSFPNDQKQQKVLLLESDNFSELALGKTSTRNHYDYVYNVVSGLPNVLIKELSMYHLAQDFWFNYPLLKEIYIDKAQNLLTEQKIIEDFILLHHIKNGFEPHKIAWLLQKAFHFELSKSQKLVETCLKLFHQSQFKRQNMAPGPKILENSLSPKSELRLPIDLQRQLNEV; the protein is encoded by the coding sequence ATGTACAAAAACGGTTCAGTTAAAGTTCAATTATCAAGTCCCAATTTAACAGTGGGCAACCCTTTAAAAAATGCTTATAGCATCAATGAAGTACTTATGAAAAGTAAAGCAAGTTTCGTTGTTTTTCCGGAACTTTGTTTAAGTAGCTATACTGCTTCAGATCTTTTTTTTGAAACAACCTTCTTAAAAGAAAATTTATCCGCTCTAGCTTGGCTTTTGAAAAATAACACCTTTGCGGGGGTTTTTATTGTAGGAATGCCTTTAGCCTTGCATGAAGTTTTATTTAATGTGGCAGTCATCATTCAAAAAGATAAAATTTTAGGAATAGTGCCGAAAAAAACTATTCCTAATTATAAAGAATTTAGCGAAAAAAGATGGTTTCAATCAGGTAAAACCTGTGAATCGCAAGAAATTACCATTTTGGATCAAATAGTGCCTTTTGGTGATATTTTATTTATCAATTACAAATATGACGTTATTTTTGGCGTTGAGATTTGCCAAGATTTATGGACTGTTTTTTCTCCGAGCGACTTACTAACTTTAAACGGGGCTCATCTAATCTTTAACCTTTCTTCATCGACTGAGCATATAGGCAAAGTTGTGCCCCGACGAATCGCTGTTTTAGATCATTCTCGCAAACAAATCGGTGGTTATTTTTACACTTCGAGTGGGATTACTGAAATTTCGGAAGCAAATTTATTTTCCAATCACAAAATGGCAGCTGTGACTGGACAGATGATTGGTGAACTTGATTTATTTAACCAAAAAACCAGTTTAGTAGTTGATGTTGATCTTGATTTGATCAAATACCAAAGAAGGATTGATACTACTTATGGCGATCAAAGAATTGGACAAAATTTCCCTTTTTTAAAAGCTTTTTTTCAGATCCAAGAAAACGATGATTACGATTTTGAAAGACCCATCAGTCAAACACCTTTTATCAACAACGAAAGGTTATCGTATCAACTAAAATTAGCTAACGAAATTCAAACTTTGGCTTTGAAAACCAAATTAAATAATTGCGATTTCAAAATAGTGTTAGAGATGAATGAAAGTCTGAATAACTTTTTAAGTTTGAAAGTTGTTTGTCAGAGTTTAGCTCTTTTGCAAAAATCGTTGCAAGATTTAATAATTATTTTAAAACCACAAGCATTTACTAACCTAAATCATTATCAACTGTTAAAAGATTTTTTGCAAGAATATGGCATCAAAAATATTTATGAAAATAGTTTTCCAAACGACCAAAAACAACAAAAAGTCTTATTATTAGAAAGTGATAATTTTTCAGAACTTGCCTTGGGAAAAACTAGCACTCGCAATCATTACGATTATGTTTATAATGTAGTTTCTGGCTTGCCGAACGTCTTAATTAAGGAATTAAGCATGTATCACTTAGCTCAAGATTTTTGGTTCAATTACCCATTGTTAAAGGAAATATATATAGATAAAGCCCAAAATTTGCTGACAGAACAAAAGATTATTGAAGATTTTATTCTCTTGCATCATATCAAAAACGGCTTTGAGCCGCACAAAATCGCTTGGTTATTGCAAAAAGCTTTTCATTTTGAATTATCAAAAAGTCAAAAACTAGTAGAGACATGTTTAAAATTATTTCACCAAAGCCAATTTAAAAGACAAAATATGGCTCCAGGTCCAAAAATTTTAGAAAATAGTCTTTCTCCAAAAAGCGAATTGCGTTTACCGATCGACTTACAAAGGCAACTAAATGAGGTATAA